In Gimesia benthica, a single window of DNA contains:
- a CDS encoding aminotransferase class III-fold pyridoxal phosphate-dependent enzyme, whose product MNSKLPDDKTLFDQQLKQFMPSGSFDAHAHFYRPQDAIAGLPSSAENAQGFSGWQEYCDKQDPWMGSLRPSAGLFFAIPNPKLERDGANEYVLNEIKDQPGSRALLLVTPADDPAEVEAKIKAGPYSGFKVYHVYADRPDTLEAEPQEFIPEWVWELSEQYSLAIMLHMVRARAVADPINQSYIRNRCLQYPNAKLILAHAARGFCGNHTTEGIASLRGLDNVFFDTSAVCEAQPFEAILREFGTTRLMFGSDFSVSELTGRCVSIGDGFLWLGDQNVNWETSKFAQPARVGLESLLALKQACHTLRLNDADVERIFGTNARQMLGIQTASPQNQTQETYRRAKQLIPGGTQLLSKRPEMFAPDCWPGYYREASGCEVIDLDGRKYHDLATSGIGSCLLGYRDPDVTDAVVRRVQLGSMSSLNAPEEVELAALLTELHPWSDQARFCRTGGESMSIAVRIARASTGRDEVALCGYHGWSDWYLATNLPRKSAETGTTLDKHLLPGLEPAGVPMGLAETTHPFTYNDIDALKQIVKERGPKLAAVVMEPTRYTHPEPGFLEAVREICDECGAVLVIDEITTGWRLTLGGAHLHYGIEPDIAVFAKALGNGHPIAAIIGRRNVMDAAENSFISSTYWTEGVGPTAALATIKKMQSVDVRQHIDQIGEAFRAGWSELGARHQLPVKVFGHAVLLHHTFDHPQAAELGTLFTIRMLDHGFLTGSGFYPTLAHEQRHVDAYFQAADVVFAELKQALDQDDLTTRLSTPVRHSGFARLTPSPKS is encoded by the coding sequence ATGAACAGCAAGCTTCCCGATGACAAGACACTCTTCGACCAGCAACTGAAGCAGTTTATGCCCTCGGGCAGCTTCGATGCCCACGCTCACTTCTATCGCCCCCAGGACGCCATCGCCGGACTGCCCTCCTCTGCTGAAAATGCGCAGGGTTTCTCCGGCTGGCAGGAATACTGTGACAAGCAGGACCCCTGGATGGGCTCGCTCCGCCCCTCTGCCGGCCTGTTCTTTGCGATTCCGAATCCCAAACTGGAACGGGACGGGGCCAACGAGTATGTCCTCAATGAAATCAAAGATCAGCCCGGTTCGCGTGCCCTGCTGCTGGTCACCCCGGCAGATGATCCCGCTGAAGTCGAAGCCAAAATCAAAGCCGGCCCCTACAGCGGATTCAAAGTCTATCATGTCTACGCCGACCGCCCAGACACCCTGGAAGCGGAGCCCCAGGAATTCATACCGGAATGGGTCTGGGAACTGTCCGAACAATATAGTCTGGCCATCATGCTGCACATGGTACGTGCCCGCGCGGTGGCAGATCCGATCAACCAGAGTTATATCCGCAACCGTTGCCTGCAGTACCCCAACGCAAAACTGATCCTGGCGCATGCCGCCCGTGGCTTCTGTGGTAATCACACCACCGAAGGCATCGCCTCTCTGCGCGGTCTGGATAACGTCTTCTTCGACACCTCCGCCGTCTGTGAAGCGCAACCTTTCGAAGCCATCCTCCGCGAGTTCGGCACTACCCGCCTGATGTTTGGAAGCGATTTCTCCGTCAGCGAACTAACGGGACGCTGCGTGAGCATAGGCGATGGCTTTCTCTGGCTGGGGGATCAGAACGTCAACTGGGAAACATCCAAGTTTGCCCAACCGGCGCGTGTGGGACTCGAATCCCTGCTGGCCCTCAAACAGGCCTGCCACACACTCAGACTGAATGATGCCGACGTCGAACGTATTTTCGGCACTAACGCACGGCAGATGCTGGGCATCCAGACAGCCTCCCCACAGAATCAGACTCAGGAAACCTATCGACGTGCAAAGCAGTTGATTCCGGGCGGCACACAGTTACTCAGCAAGCGTCCCGAAATGTTTGCCCCGGACTGCTGGCCCGGCTATTACCGAGAAGCCAGCGGCTGCGAAGTGATCGACCTCGACGGTAGAAAGTATCACGATCTGGCGACGTCCGGAATCGGCTCCTGCCTGCTGGGCTATCGCGACCCCGATGTGACTGACGCTGTCGTACGACGGGTGCAGCTCGGCTCCATGAGTTCGCTGAATGCTCCGGAAGAAGTCGAACTCGCTGCACTACTGACGGAACTGCATCCCTGGTCCGACCAGGCCCGCTTCTGTCGCACAGGCGGCGAATCGATGTCTATCGCAGTTCGGATTGCCCGCGCTTCGACCGGCCGCGATGAGGTCGCATTATGCGGCTATCATGGCTGGAGTGACTGGTACCTGGCTACCAACCTGCCTCGCAAGTCAGCCGAAACGGGAACAACACTCGACAAGCACCTGCTGCCCGGCCTGGAACCGGCGGGCGTTCCCATGGGGCTGGCAGAGACAACGCACCCTTTCACCTATAACGATATCGATGCCCTGAAACAGATTGTGAAGGAACGCGGTCCAAAACTGGCTGCAGTGGTAATGGAACCCACGCGCTACACGCACCCCGAACCAGGTTTCCTGGAAGCGGTTCGCGAGATCTGTGATGAGTGCGGGGCGGTGTTGGTGATTGATGAAATCACAACTGGCTGGCGGTTGACGCTGGGCGGCGCGCATCTGCATTACGGGATTGAGCCTGATATCGCCGTATTCGCAAAAGCACTCGGCAACGGACACCCGATTGCAGCCATTATCGGCAGGCGGAACGTCATGGATGCTGCCGAGAACTCCTTTATCTCCAGCACCTACTGGACCGAAGGCGTCGGTCCGACCGCGGCGCTGGCGACCATCAAAAAAATGCAGTCTGTCGATGTCCGTCAGCACATTGACCAGATCGGGGAAGCGTTTCGTGCCGGCTGGAGCGAGTTGGGCGCACGCCATCAACTGCCCGTCAAAGTCTTCGGGCATGCGGTGCTGCTGCATCATACGTTCGACCATCCGCAGGCTGCTGAACTGGGAACGCTGTTTACAATCCGTATGCTGGATCACGGTTTCCTGACCGGCAGCGGCTTCTATCCGACACTCGCCCATGAGCAGCGGCATGTCGACGCATACTTTCAGGCCGCGGACGTCGTGTTCGCCGAACTGAAGCAGGCACTTGACCAGGATGACTTAACGACGCGATTGAGTACTCCGGTCCGGCACTCCGGATTTGCCCGGCTGACCCCCAGCCCGAAAAGCTGA
- a CDS encoding HpcH/HpaI aldolase family protein: MRISRVKQKLNQNEPVLFTQLHLLDPSVFELTSLMGFDGIWMDMEHHTYSVETANQLMRAARIGSSDILARPANGEFMRLGRMLEAGAQGIMYPRCSSAEEAAEVVKWSKFAPLGKRGFDGGNPDMPYCTMPIGEYIQQANENTFIIIQLEEQSAVDQAEAIAAVPGVDALMLGPGDFSILEGFPGQFDHPRLQAAIDAIAAAAANQGKHWGMPTFNTEHAQLLLSKGARLLFHMADIIFIKNGLELMQQQFSQIGFTFDNQLNKPATAYLEGKSDEQQASR; the protein is encoded by the coding sequence ATGCGAATCAGTCGCGTCAAACAGAAACTCAACCAGAATGAACCGGTCCTCTTTACCCAGCTGCATCTGTTAGACCCCAGCGTCTTCGAACTGACCAGCCTGATGGGCTTCGATGGCATCTGGATGGACATGGAACATCACACCTACAGTGTGGAGACCGCCAACCAGTTAATGCGGGCAGCCCGAATCGGAAGTTCTGACATTCTGGCCCGGCCGGCCAACGGCGAGTTCATGCGACTGGGACGTATGCTGGAAGCGGGTGCCCAGGGCATCATGTATCCGCGTTGCAGCAGCGCGGAAGAGGCCGCTGAAGTGGTGAAATGGTCCAAGTTTGCCCCTCTGGGAAAACGGGGATTCGACGGCGGCAATCCGGACATGCCCTACTGCACGATGCCGATCGGGGAGTACATTCAGCAGGCAAACGAAAATACATTTATCATCATTCAGCTGGAAGAACAGTCAGCGGTCGATCAGGCGGAAGCCATTGCAGCGGTCCCGGGGGTTGATGCACTGATGCTGGGGCCGGGTGACTTCTCGATCCTGGAAGGCTTCCCCGGACAGTTTGATCATCCACGCCTCCAGGCGGCCATCGACGCCATTGCTGCCGCCGCCGCAAACCAGGGCAAACACTGGGGCATGCCAACCTTTAACACCGAACACGCGCAGCTGCTGCTCAGCAAAGGTGCCCGGCTGTTGTTCCACATGGCGGACATTATTTTCATCAAGAATGGCCTGGAACTGATGCAGCAGCAGTTCAGCCAGATTGGGTTCACGTTCGATAATCAGCTCAACAAACCAGCCACAGCCTACCTGGAGGGCAAGAGTGATGAACAGCAAGCTTCCCGATGA
- a CDS encoding FadR/GntR family transcriptional regulator yields the protein MKTDSSQNTMATRLAEQIRTRIVEEQLPAGHVFMTEGQLAEEYQVSRTIVREAVSRLRALGILDGKQRKGLVVRRPDLVQLLSESLPLLTVSSHERDELKLLRYVLEIGAIELAVKNATESQMDQLDALVAEMQSCLEDQEWERSVELDLAFHSLVLEMTGSKYVAGMQQILAEYFHSLPEIDRLDSGRSARIVWEHAELASAIRRQDREHARVLIRQQFEDLI from the coding sequence ATGAAAACAGATTCTTCGCAAAATACGATGGCGACCCGACTGGCTGAGCAAATCCGTACGCGCATCGTTGAGGAGCAGCTGCCGGCAGGCCATGTGTTTATGACGGAAGGGCAACTGGCAGAAGAATATCAGGTTTCACGGACGATTGTCCGGGAGGCGGTCAGTCGTCTGCGGGCCCTGGGGATTCTGGATGGGAAGCAGCGCAAAGGGCTGGTCGTGAGGAGGCCGGACCTGGTTCAGCTGTTATCGGAAAGCCTGCCGCTGCTCACTGTCTCTTCGCATGAACGTGATGAACTGAAGTTGCTGCGGTATGTATTAGAAATCGGTGCGATCGAGCTGGCGGTCAAGAATGCGACGGAATCACAGATGGACCAGCTGGATGCGCTGGTGGCTGAGATGCAGTCCTGCCTGGAAGATCAGGAATGGGAGCGATCAGTCGAGCTGGATCTGGCGTTTCACTCCCTGGTGCTGGAGATGACCGGTTCCAAATATGTCGCCGGAATGCAGCAGATCCTCGCGGAATATTTTCACAGTCTGCCGGAAATTGACCGACTAGATTCAGGTAGATCAGCGCGGATCGTCTGGGAGCATGCAGAGCTGGCCAGTGCCATTCGCAGGCAGGATCGGGAGCATGCCAGGGTGCTGATTCGACAGCAGTTTGAGGATCTGATCTGA